The Hevea brasiliensis isolate MT/VB/25A 57/8 chromosome 1, ASM3005281v1, whole genome shotgun sequence DNA segment GTGGGCCAAAGACCCACCCACCACCATGTGTAAAATAGCAAAAGTTGGTGCTTGTTGAGGTTCTTTTTTACCAACATTAAACATTTATAAAATAACATATTGTatttgaaaaggaaaaaaaaaatctgatagTTGCCATAAACATTTCCTCTTAAAAATATGTTCTTCCTCTTAATAAAACAGGATTAGGTCCCACAAATAGGAAAGCATGCACGCGCTGCTAAGTACACCATAAATAACAATGAAATTCACTACCTACCCATTTCAGCTAGAAGTCAGACAACTGATAAAAATAGCATTCCACCTAacaaaaattagagaaagataAACAAAGCAGAGAGATTAAATTAGAATACCTTAGTATAGTATCTGCAACCCTTCTCACCAAGGGTGACCAAAAGCAGCTTCAAGTTAGGGTGCCAAAGTGACAAGGCATCAGCATCATCAATTTTATCACTTCCAGTTAGGAACTCAAGCTCAACATCACTGACTTTGATCACCTCTGCTTTGTCCCAAATGCTCATTATTTGTTCACGAGCCTCCTCAGGAGAAGGCCACAATGGCAGCCTCAGATTTGGGTCATAGGAGAGTAGTGCTCCTGCATCCTTTGCAACTTCCATTGCCTTGAGATGTGCTGATCTGCATGGCTCCACTATCAAGCTTATGGATCCATAGTGGAATACCTTCGCCTATATCAGAACAAATTAATAGTCAGCGCGTTGTTAACGGAAGCATGAATCTTCAGCCGTTTAAAAAAGCGCAAAAATCAAATGCTTTTGGACACAATGAGATTGATTGATCCACTCGCCTGTCCAGGAGGCCCGTGGATACAATTTCATCAAATAGTCTAAAACACAAATTGAAAGATCTACACATTTTAGAATCCCTATTTTGCCCTCCAATACAACACAAAATTTCACTCTTACCACGCCACCAACCAAAACAAAGTGGGACCCATAAATACAGAGCACAAATAGATCTATACGATACTAGATTCATATGTGCGGCCCTTACAAGGCACGTGAGACATCAACTATCTCCACCTAATTCATCGACGGCTAGGAACGAAGGAAAATAGTGGGACCCAAAGTAGctatattagtaatttaatataccTCACCGCCGGTGGAATTAGCAGTTCGTCGCTTTGATCCGGTTTAAAGCAAAAACCAGACCGATTCCATCCGAAATCAAAACCAGTTAAAAGCTATTTGACTTTAAATGAATCAAATCAGTGAGTTAAGTTCGGTtcacacctttttttttttttaaaataaaaatttaactgtGTCTTGATTTTTTTAATCTCGAACCAAAAAACCGGAATCTGGAATCGACCTGAATCGGGCCGGTTGGCCACCCCACTCATCCCTCCCAGTCTCCGTTGCtttaaaatgcaaaattttaCGATTATTGAAAGCATGAGATCAGCCACTGGGATCTTGCCCCTAATAGATCTGGATTCAAGCGGGCCCCACTCCCTAATTATTTGGGCATGACGTGGCAATACCATGAATCTTTTCATGCACAAGGGCGCGTTGGCGTCACTCGCTCCAACCCTCCCCAGACACCACCGAAATCAAAATCCACACATCACAAGTAACAGAATTTGATAAATCGCTTACAGATCTAATAAGTTCAAGATTGAGCTCTTCAGGTTTCAAGAGCATATCAGCGCTAGGGTTCCGGTAGAACATGAATTCACGCTCCCCGTCAGCGCGTAGTGTCACGAATGCCAAAGCAGTCCTTGCTCCTTTGTCAAAGTTGATACCGTCACCGATCACGCCGTTTTGCTTCAAGATCCCAGCCAGCATGTGACCGAACTCGTCATCGCCGAGCTTTCCGACGAACGCAGCTTTCCCACCAAGCCTAGCGACGGCGATCGCGACGTTGGCTGGGGCCCCACCGGGAGCCTTCAAGAAACCAGGGGCTTCGGCGAGGGAGACGCCGGAGACGGTAGGGACGAAGTCGATCAGCATCTCGCCGAAGCTGACGATGAGGGAAGAGCCGGAGCCGCCGTTGTACACCACTGACGCCATTGGAAGAAGATTTTACTTGGGTGTAGAAAGAGAAAATGAAGTCTTTTTAGGAAGAGAGAGCGTTTTTAGAGATTTCGAAGAGAGGAGAACGTTGACAGAGGAGCGTTTTTATAGAGGGAGAATCTGATTTTAATGTTATaatcaatatttttaattaattaaaaaaaattctaaatttttaattagtttttatatattttatgaatgtatatttggACTCACCAATAataatag contains these protein-coding regions:
- the LOC110670762 gene encoding probable fructokinase-4; translated protein: MASVVYNGGSGSSLIVSFGEMLIDFVPTVSGVSLAEAPGFLKAPGGAPANVAIAVARLGGKAAFVGKLGDDEFGHMLAGILKQNGVIGDGINFDKGARTALAFVTLRADGEREFMFYRNPSADMLLKPEELNLELIRSAKVFHYGSISLIVEPCRSAHLKAMEVAKDAGALLSYDPNLRLPLWPSPEEAREQIMSIWDKAEVIKVSDVELEFLTGSDKIDDADALSLWHPNLKLLLVTLGEKGCRYYTKNFHGSVEAFHVKTVDTTGAGDSFVGALLCKIVDDRSILEDEPRLREVLKFANACGAITTTKKGAIPALPTEQDALTLIKGSK